In Candidatus Dadabacteria bacterium, a single genomic region encodes these proteins:
- a CDS encoding DUF1902 domain-containing protein, with amino-acid sequence MERIINLHIEKLPEGVYLATSDEVPGLVAQGRTVTETVEIARDVAKKLVEAQASKQEVSSLSDIKDSFDYPLIVGI; translated from the coding sequence ATGGAAAGAATAATCAATTTGCACATTGAAAAGTTGCCCGAAGGGGTTTATCTGGCAACCAGCGATGAAGTTCCGGGGCTTGTTGCTCAGGGGCGTACTGTTACTGAGACTGTTGAAATTGCCCGTGATGTGGCAAAGAAACTGGTAGAGGCTCAGGCAAGTAAGCAGGAAGTCAGCAGCCTTTCGGACATTAAAGATTCATTTGATTACCCTTTGATTGTGGGAATCTGA
- a CDS encoding type II toxin-antitoxin system HicA family toxin has translation MGRLAGFKYRRIVKRLRQLGFEFDRQAAGSHEIWHNPATDRYTTIPNHPGDMPEGTLRAILQQAGITAEEFLK, from the coding sequence ATGGGCAGACTTGCCGGTTTCAAATACCGCCGGATAGTCAAGCGATTGCGGCAGTTGGGTTTTGAATTTGACCGACAGGCGGCAGGGTCTCATGAGATATGGCATAATCCCGCAACCGACAGATATACCACCATTCCTAATCATCCGGGAGATATGCCTGAGGGCACATTAAGAGCGATTCTACAGCAGGCGGGGATAACTGCGGAAGAATTTTTGAAGTAG
- a CDS encoding type I restriction enzyme HsdR N-terminal domain-containing protein encodes MEFVRTVILVILWVLGSIVALVVGLNILAFLVENHPKALVVIFIGFIAFFLIYKPIIRRREKREQQERERREERIRQQKIQQQREEKEQQKAWDSFVKRGDEAFERKDYERAIKYYKEAGEINRTFELSERLEKKIAKVEVALARERGIYIRFLPTGKEVDIIKPEEQVRQKYIKQLVEDYRYDIESIKIEVAVQIGSSSTRCDIAIFDGGKIVGIVETKSWNTKLTKKRRDQLESYMSATPTCKWGVLTNGDKELCGYRNFTTGEIHWGKKIPKGPKLDTIRLTTKMDNGYDVWRGVLSSRFTPCAGTKKREDEFLLDILSTPLSFDFQHSAQQARDNLKRLAEKKF; translated from the coding sequence ATGGAATTTGTGCGGACCGTTATACTTGTGATATTGTGGGTTTTGGGCTCCATTGTTGCTCTGGTTGTTGGCCTAAATATTCTGGCGTTCCTTGTAGAAAATCATCCCAAGGCATTGGTTGTGATTTTCATTGGTTTCATCGCCTTTTTCCTGATTTACAAGCCGATTATAAGGCGTAGAGAGAAAAGAGAACAGCAAGAAAGAGAGAGGCGAGAAGAGAGGATTCGTCAACAGAAAATCCAGCAGCAACGGGAAGAAAAAGAACAACAAAAAGCATGGGATTCCTTTGTAAAGCGGGGGGATGAGGCATTTGAGAGGAAAGACTATGAGAGGGCAATCAAATACTATAAAGAGGCAGGCGAAATCAACCGTACTTTTGAGTTGTCCGAGCGTTTGGAAAAGAAAATCGCTAAAGTGGAAGTGGCATTGGCGAGAGAAAGAGGCATTTATATAAGGTTTCTTCCCACCGGCAAGGAAGTTGATATAATAAAGCCCGAAGAACAAGTCCGGCAGAAGTACATCAAGCAACTCGTTGAAGATTACAGGTATGACATAGAGAGCATAAAGATTGAAGTCGCAGTACAAATAGGGTCAAGTAGTACTCGTTGCGATATTGCCATCTTTGATGGTGGAAAAATAGTTGGCATTGTGGAAACAAAGTCTTGGAACACCAAACTTACCAAGAAACGCAGGGATCAGTTGGAAAGTTACATGAGCGCAACTCCTACCTGTAAGTGGGGAGTGCTAACAAATGGAGATAAAGAACTTTGCGGATACCGAAATTTTACAACCGGAGAAATACACTGGGGTAAGAAAATCCCAAAGGGTCCAAAGTTAGACACAATAAGGTTAACAACCAAGATGGATAATGGTTACGATGTTTGGCGTGGTGTTCTCTCCTCCCGTTTTACACCATGTGCAGGGACAAAGAAGAGAGAGGATGAGTTTTTATTGGATATTCTTTCCACGCCCCTCTCTTTTGACTTTCAACATTCTGCGCAACAGGCGCGAGACAACCTGAAACGGCTTGCCGAAAAGAAATTTTAA